One window from the genome of Thermococcus siculi encodes:
- a CDS encoding 50S ribosomal protein L31e, with protein MPIKPGEEVIFVVPIKKIKKRVPRWKRAPRAAKFVREWIARHAKADEVVIGTDVNEKLWERGAEKPPNKLRVKVIVEESEGKRIAKVSLA; from the coding sequence ATGCCGATCAAGCCCGGTGAGGAAGTCATATTCGTTGTCCCCATCAAGAAGATAAAGAAGCGCGTTCCGCGCTGGAAGAGGGCACCCAGGGCCGCTAAGTTCGTCCGCGAGTGGATAGCCAGACACGCCAAGGCCGATGAGGTTGTCATCGGTACCGACGTTAACGAGAAGCTCTGGGAGAGGGGCGCTGAGAAGCCGCCCAACAAGCTCCGCGTTAAGGTCATCGTGGAGGAGAGCGAGGGCAAGAGGATCGCCAAGGTCTCCCTCGCCTGA
- a CDS encoding DUF7411 family protein: MLVHHLYSGGKDSSLAAWILTRLGYEVRLVTVSFGTLDNWRFARETAERLGFEHRVVYLPRDILERAADMAIKDGHPNNAIQFIHERALEAIASLPEVERVSDGTRRDDRVPFLDLPRARSLEDRFKVAYIRPLLGLGYKTIRELVEKLFVVEIRESEELEKSDYEVELRHLLRERGIDPLEIFPKSHRQSRVLGWKEGQ; encoded by the coding sequence ATGCTGGTTCATCACCTCTACTCCGGTGGCAAAGACTCCAGCTTAGCCGCGTGGATTTTAACCAGACTCGGCTACGAGGTCAGGCTTGTGACGGTGAGCTTTGGAACCCTCGATAACTGGCGCTTCGCGAGGGAGACAGCCGAGAGGCTCGGCTTCGAGCACCGGGTCGTCTATCTACCGAGAGATATCCTTGAGAGGGCCGCCGATATGGCCATCAAAGACGGCCATCCCAACAACGCGATACAGTTCATCCACGAGAGGGCGCTGGAAGCCATAGCCTCACTGCCGGAAGTCGAGAGGGTCAGCGACGGAACCAGGAGGGACGACAGGGTTCCCTTCCTCGACCTACCGAGGGCCCGCTCCCTTGAGGATCGCTTTAAAGTCGCGTACATAAGGCCGCTTCTCGGCCTCGGCTACAAGACCATCAGAGAGCTTGTGGAAAAGCTCTTCGTCGTTGAAATCAGGGAGAGCGAGGAGCTTGAGAAGAGCGATTACGAGGTCGAGCTGAGGCATCTGCTCAGGGAGAGGGGCATCGACCCGCTGGAGATATTCCCGAAGAGCCACCGCCAGTCCAGGGTTCTCGGCTGGAAGGAAGGACAGTAG
- a CDS encoding metallophosphoesterase family protein produces MLIALISDIHSNREALQAVWREIRKADVILCMGDLVGYGASPNEVVEFVREQMEKREFLCVRGNHDNAIAFGADWGFNPYARQAVRWHQRAMSIENLEFLRRLPVRQLFTDDTGRSYLLIHGSPRAPLDEYLFPWLPDSEFEAVLSYIKQDDLLVGHTHVPMLKVIGTRRIINPGGVGQPRDGDWRAAYAIIDTKEQPPNNVEFHRVEYDVEEAARKIVEAGLPRFLAERLYEGL; encoded by the coding sequence ATGCTCATCGCCCTAATAAGTGACATCCACTCCAACCGGGAAGCCCTCCAGGCGGTGTGGAGAGAGATTAGAAAAGCGGACGTAATACTCTGCATGGGCGATCTTGTCGGCTACGGTGCTTCTCCAAACGAGGTCGTCGAGTTCGTCAGAGAGCAAATGGAGAAAAGAGAATTCCTCTGCGTACGTGGCAACCACGACAACGCGATAGCCTTCGGTGCCGACTGGGGCTTTAACCCCTACGCGAGGCAAGCTGTGAGGTGGCACCAGAGGGCCATGAGCATCGAGAACCTCGAGTTCCTTCGGAGGCTACCGGTGAGGCAACTGTTTACTGATGACACCGGGAGAAGCTACCTCCTGATTCATGGCTCACCCAGAGCACCCCTGGACGAATACCTCTTCCCCTGGCTCCCCGATAGTGAGTTCGAAGCCGTTCTGAGCTATATCAAGCAGGACGACCTTCTCGTTGGCCACACCCACGTCCCCATGCTGAAGGTTATTGGGACGAGGAGAATCATCAACCCCGGTGGGGTAGGTCAGCCCCGCGACGGGGACTGGAGGGCGGCATACGCGATCATCGACACGAAAGAGCAGCCTCCCAACAACGTTGAGTTCCACAGGGTGGAATATGATGTGGAAGAGGCCGCGAGAAAGATAGTTGAAGCCGGCCTCCCGAGGTTTCTGGCCGAGAGGCTCTACGAGGGTCTTTAA
- the rpl18a gene encoding 50S ribosomal protein L18Ae — protein sequence MEVKVFRIKGVFERNGKRERFTREYRGLKAEDVVEILYSEVGSKHRVPRNKIWIESVEEIKPEEAENPIVRKLSGL from the coding sequence ATGGAGGTTAAGGTCTTCCGCATTAAGGGCGTCTTTGAGAGGAACGGAAAGAGGGAGAGGTTCACCAGGGAGTACCGCGGTCTCAAGGCCGAGGACGTCGTTGAGATACTCTACTCCGAGGTCGGCAGCAAGCACCGCGTTCCGAGGAACAAGATATGGATCGAGAGTGTTGAGGAGATAAAGCCCGAAGAGGCCGAGAACCCAATAGTTAGAAAGCTCAGCGGCCTCTGA
- a CDS encoding YhbY family RNA-binding protein, whose protein sequence is MEKRLSGKVRRAIRARYYDIPPRAWIGKRGLDEGVIEEINTQLEKDGILKVEIRKGALISTGLDRRDLAEKVAEMTDSELIDVRGKRFILFRPREGWEKYLRKLQRKELSKEKREERPVKKVKLDIAQFRRKFKKGRD, encoded by the coding sequence ATGGAGAAACGCTTATCCGGAAAGGTGAGAAGGGCCATACGCGCGAGATACTACGACATTCCCCCGCGAGCCTGGATAGGTAAGAGGGGACTTGACGAGGGCGTGATAGAGGAGATAAACACCCAGCTGGAGAAGGACGGCATCCTGAAGGTCGAGATAAGGAAGGGTGCTCTCATCTCAACCGGCCTCGACAGGAGAGACCTGGCCGAGAAGGTCGCGGAGATGACCGACAGCGAACTCATAGACGTGCGCGGCAAAAGGTTTATATTGTTCAGACCGAGGGAAGGTTGGGAAAAGTATTTAAGGAAGCTCCAGAGAAAGGAGCTTTCGAAGGAAAAGCGGGAGGAGAGGCCCGTTAAGAAAGTCAAGCTCGACATCGCTCAATTCAGGAGGAAATTCAAGAAGGGGAGGGATTGA
- a CDS encoding 50S ribosomal protein L39e — protein MARNKPLAKKLRLAKAAKQNRRIPVWVIVKTNREVMTHPKRRMWRRTKLKE, from the coding sequence ATGGCGAGAAACAAGCCGCTTGCGAAGAAGCTCAGACTTGCCAAGGCCGCGAAGCAGAACAGGCGCATTCCGGTCTGGGTCATCGTCAAGACCAACAGGGAGGTCATGACCCACCCGAAGAGAAGGATGTGGAGAAGGACCAAGCTTAAGGAGTGA
- a CDS encoding 30S ribosomal protein S19e — MATVYDVPGDLLVERVAQKLKEIEAIKPPEWAPFVKTGRHKERIPEQDDWWYYRVASVFRKVYVDGPVGIERLRTWYGGRKNRGHAPEHFYKAGGSIIRKALQQLEAAGFVQKVPGEGRIVTPQGQSFLDKIATELKKELEEQIPELKKY, encoded by the coding sequence ATGGCGACTGTTTACGACGTTCCCGGTGATTTGCTCGTTGAGAGGGTTGCCCAGAAGCTCAAGGAGATAGAGGCCATAAAGCCGCCCGAGTGGGCCCCGTTCGTCAAGACCGGAAGGCACAAGGAGAGAATTCCGGAGCAGGACGACTGGTGGTACTACCGTGTTGCCAGCGTCTTCAGGAAGGTCTACGTCGACGGGCCGGTCGGCATCGAGAGGCTCAGGACCTGGTACGGTGGCAGGAAGAACCGCGGTCACGCCCCGGAGCACTTCTACAAGGCCGGAGGAAGCATCATAAGGAAGGCCCTCCAGCAGCTCGAGGCCGCTGGCTTCGTCCAGAAGGTTCCGGGCGAGGGAAGGATCGTTACCCCGCAGGGCCAGAGCTTCCTCGACAAGATTGCAACGGAGCTCAAGAAGGAGCTTGAGGAGCAGATTCCGGAGCTCAAGAAGTACTGA
- the fen gene encoding flap endonuclease-1, giving the protein MGVQIGELVPRREIEIQNLYGRKVAIDAFNAMYQFLSTIRQRDGTPLMDSRGRITSHLSGFFYRTINLMEAGIKPAYVFDGKPPEFKRKEIEKRREAREEAEEKWHEALERGDLEEAKKYAMRATRVNEQLINDAKRLLELMGIPVVQAPSEGEAQAAHMAARKRAYASASQDYDSLLFGAPKLVRNLTITGRRKLPGKNVYVEVRPELVVLEEVLKELGIDREKLIEMAILVGTDYNPGGVKGIGPKKALTIVKRSKDPLKKYNKDSEVDLYAIKEFFLNPPVTDDYELKWREPDEEGILKFLCDEHDFSEERVKNGLERLKKAVKSGKQKTLESWFGRG; this is encoded by the coding sequence ATGGGCGTACAGATTGGAGAGCTGGTTCCAAGGAGGGAGATAGAGATACAGAACCTCTACGGGAGAAAGGTTGCCATAGACGCCTTCAATGCAATGTACCAGTTTCTCTCAACCATAAGGCAGCGCGATGGAACCCCCCTGATGGACTCACGGGGAAGGATAACCTCCCACCTAAGCGGCTTCTTCTACAGGACGATAAACCTGATGGAGGCCGGGATAAAGCCCGCCTACGTCTTCGACGGCAAACCTCCCGAGTTCAAGAGGAAGGAGATAGAAAAGCGCCGCGAGGCCAGGGAAGAGGCCGAGGAGAAGTGGCACGAGGCCCTTGAAAGGGGTGACCTGGAGGAGGCAAAGAAGTACGCCATGAGGGCGACGCGCGTCAATGAGCAGCTCATAAACGACGCCAAAAGACTCCTTGAGCTGATGGGCATTCCCGTCGTGCAGGCCCCGAGCGAGGGAGAGGCCCAGGCAGCCCATATGGCCGCCAGAAAGAGGGCCTATGCCTCGGCGAGCCAGGATTACGATTCTCTGCTCTTTGGAGCACCAAAGCTCGTGAGGAACCTGACCATAACGGGGAGGAGGAAGCTCCCCGGGAAGAACGTCTACGTCGAGGTGAGGCCCGAACTCGTAGTCCTGGAGGAGGTTTTAAAGGAACTCGGCATAGACAGGGAGAAGCTCATCGAGATGGCCATTCTGGTTGGAACAGACTACAACCCGGGTGGGGTAAAGGGAATCGGACCGAAGAAGGCCCTAACGATAGTCAAGCGCTCCAAGGATCCGCTCAAGAAGTACAACAAGGACAGCGAGGTAGACCTCTACGCGATAAAGGAGTTCTTCCTCAACCCACCAGTCACCGACGACTACGAGCTGAAGTGGCGCGAGCCGGACGAGGAGGGCATCTTAAAGTTCCTCTGCGACGAGCACGACTTCAGCGAAGAACGCGTTAAGAACGGACTTGAGAGGCTGAAGAAGGCGGTGAAGAGCGGAAAGCAGAAAACACTCGAGAGTTGGTTTGGAAGGGGGTGA
- a CDS encoding DUF4855 domain-containing protein → MSTFALFWFEWESNKYISRMKVGTSEATALDFKIRGFDYLVALDGEGERSHYTGDGYSDGKQLARFLEDTIADMEYYVTIPFYFYQFGKKIPRDSVSGNFDGSYWQRWIDGVVDSAGNNLKGFYWSLEAPGQFTYGYGDGIVSRYLIEGISYYVRRDYGLDLIWIPSLGGRTISDLEKYTDIKHYHGYFDYVFCQPNYYQKQFMSDGAPYQYSNLLDVFQWIQSIDYPTVSIELEADRGVLGIRCLDNRDCPTGTSCDGSYCHENCRALNSVSCIDYACDYVNAQYDTLGKLWTNRAYYFSTNLKAIDTVRNRCPKW, encoded by the coding sequence ATGTCAACTTTCGCTTTGTTTTGGTTTGAGTGGGAATCTAATAAATATATTTCAAGAATGAAAGTTGGAACCTCAGAAGCCACTGCACTTGATTTCAAGATCAGAGGGTTTGACTATTTAGTAGCACTTGACGGTGAGGGAGAAAGATCGCATTATACCGGAGATGGGTACAGTGATGGAAAACAGCTCGCAAGATTCCTTGAAGACACGATAGCTGACATGGAATACTATGTAACGATACCATTCTATTTCTATCAATTTGGAAAGAAGATTCCTCGCGATAGTGTCAGCGGAAATTTTGATGGGTCTTACTGGCAGAGGTGGATTGATGGTGTAGTTGATTCTGCGGGAAATAACTTAAAAGGATTCTATTGGAGCTTGGAAGCGCCGGGACAATTTACATATGGATATGGTGATGGGATAGTTAGTAGGTATCTAATCGAAGGTATCTCATATTATGTTCGTAGAGATTATGGACTAGATCTCATCTGGATACCATCCTTGGGTGGGAGAACTATTAGTGATTTGGAAAAGTATACCGACATTAAGCACTATCATGGGTACTTTGACTATGTTTTCTGTCAGCCTAATTATTACCAGAAACAATTCATGAGTGATGGGGCCCCCTACCAGTATTCCAACTTACTAGATGTTTTTCAGTGGATACAAAGCATTGACTATCCAACGGTCTCAATTGAACTCGAAGCTGATCGGGGTGTTTTGGGGATTCGATGTTTAGATAATAGGGACTGTCCTACAGGAACTTCCTGTGATGGAAGTTACTGTCATGAAAATTGTAGAGCACTAAACTCGGTCTCATGTATTGATTACGCCTGTGACTACGTTAATGCTCAGTACGATACACTAGGAAAATTATGGACAAACAGGGCGTATTATTTTAGTACCAATTTAAAGGCTATTGACACTGTTAGAAATAGATGTCCCAAGTGGTAA
- a CDS encoding translation initiation factor IF-6, whose translation MHIERLDFENSPYLGVYGTATDKVVLIREGLGEKKLEVLREVLKVPLIETSIMKSRIVGIFSAGNSNAIVVPWYAWDAELENINSQLKEHGVDLEVVPFQSTLTAFGNLILANDRAALVSAKFSREEAKKLEDILGVEVERGMIGDYHAVGSVGVVTNRGGLVHPEATDEELEWLRDLFKVDIYVGTANMGVPFVGSCLLANSHGVVVGHLTTGPEIVKIEEALGFLD comes from the coding sequence ATGCACATAGAAAGGCTCGATTTTGAGAACTCCCCGTACCTTGGTGTTTACGGTACCGCGACGGATAAGGTAGTCCTCATCAGGGAGGGCCTCGGGGAGAAGAAGCTCGAGGTTCTCAGGGAGGTTCTCAAGGTCCCCCTCATCGAGACGAGCATAATGAAGTCCAGGATAGTCGGCATATTCTCGGCCGGCAACTCCAACGCCATAGTCGTCCCCTGGTACGCCTGGGACGCCGAGCTTGAGAATATAAACTCCCAGCTGAAGGAGCACGGGGTTGACCTCGAGGTCGTCCCGTTCCAGAGCACCCTCACGGCTTTCGGAAACCTGATCCTCGCCAACGACAGGGCCGCTCTGGTGAGCGCCAAGTTCAGCAGGGAGGAGGCAAAGAAGCTCGAGGACATCCTCGGCGTCGAGGTCGAGAGGGGAATGATAGGCGACTATCATGCGGTTGGCAGCGTTGGAGTGGTCACCAACAGGGGTGGTCTCGTCCACCCGGAGGCGACCGACGAGGAGCTTGAGTGGCTCCGCGACCTGTTCAAGGTGGACATCTACGTCGGAACCGCCAACATGGGCGTTCCCTTCGTCGGCTCATGCCTGCTGGCGAACTCTCACGGTGTCGTCGTTGGGCACCTCACCACCGGACCCGAGATTGTGAAGATTGAAGAAGCGTTGGGTTTCCTTGACTGA
- a CDS encoding DNA-binding protein produces the protein MAEDIEEIRKRKLMELQKKYLEQQKAQEEAMRQEMELEAQLDAIMRRILTPEARERLGRVKLVRPELARQVQLVLVQLYQAGQIREPIDDAKLKRILAQIDERTRRDFNIKW, from the coding sequence ATGGCCGAGGACATTGAGGAGATCAGGAAGAGGAAGCTCATGGAGCTTCAGAAGAAGTACCTCGAGCAGCAGAAGGCCCAGGAGGAGGCTATGAGGCAGGAAATGGAGCTTGAGGCCCAGCTCGACGCTATAATGAGGAGGATTCTCACTCCAGAGGCCAGGGAGAGGCTCGGAAGGGTTAAGCTCGTCAGGCCCGAGCTCGCGAGGCAGGTTCAGCTCGTTCTGGTTCAGCTCTACCAGGCGGGCCAGATACGCGAGCCAATAGACGACGCCAAGCTGAAGAGGATTCTGGCACAGATAGACGAGAGAACCCGGCGCGACTTCAACATCAAGTGGTAG
- a CDS encoding phosphate-starvation-inducible PsiE family protein: MRENPTKIEMKILRALSATFDLVVIILGALTMLYVMRMLWDFAVEAIGKRTTPEEALHAIVLVLIFLEIFEIISMYVRYHHVPMKNVVEIGVLALVKELLVTLDLKDLGWQMLVAIAILIAAMGWVYTRERQREDARQRFMIEHNIKETDQQAEAD, translated from the coding sequence GTGAGAGAGAACCCCACCAAAATCGAGATGAAGATTCTGAGGGCACTCAGCGCCACCTTCGACCTCGTTGTCATAATCCTCGGGGCACTGACCATGCTCTACGTTATGAGGATGCTCTGGGACTTCGCCGTTGAGGCAATCGGAAAACGCACCACCCCCGAGGAGGCCCTGCACGCCATAGTACTCGTTCTCATCTTCCTGGAGATATTCGAGATAATCTCGATGTACGTCCGATACCACCACGTTCCGATGAAGAACGTCGTCGAGATAGGTGTCCTGGCGCTCGTTAAGGAACTCCTGGTGACACTGGACCTCAAAGACCTCGGCTGGCAGATGCTGGTGGCGATAGCGATTCTGATAGCTGCTATGGGCTGGGTGTACACGAGGGAGCGGCAGAGGGAGGATGCCCGCCAGAGGTTTATGATAGAACACAACATCAAAGAGACCGACCAGCAGGCCGAGGCAGACTGA
- a CDS encoding transcription initiation factor IIB: MSNRRVCPVCGSTEFIYDPGRGEVICKVCGYVIEENVIDMGPEWRAFDASQREKRARVGAPESILLHDKGLSTDIGIDRNLSGLMREKMYRLRKWQSRLRVSDAAERNLAFALSELDRIASQLSLPRHVEEEAARLYREAVRKGLIRGRSIESVIAACVYAACRLLKVPRTLDEIADISRVDKKEIGRSFRFIARNLNLTPKKLFVKPTDYVNKFADELGLSERVRRRAIAILDEAYDKGLTSGKSPAGLVAAALYIAGLLEDEKRTQREVAEVARVTEVTVRNRYKELVDKLNLKIPV; the protein is encoded by the coding sequence GTGAGCAATCGTAGGGTTTGCCCGGTGTGTGGCTCGACCGAGTTCATCTACGATCCGGGTAGGGGAGAGGTTATCTGTAAGGTTTGCGGTTACGTCATCGAGGAGAACGTCATCGATATGGGTCCGGAGTGGAGGGCCTTCGACGCGAGCCAGAGGGAGAAGAGGGCGCGCGTTGGCGCCCCGGAGAGCATTCTCCTTCACGATAAGGGTCTCTCAACCGATATCGGAATCGACAGGAATCTTTCTGGTCTAATGCGTGAGAAGATGTACCGCCTGAGGAAGTGGCAGTCCCGTTTGAGGGTCAGCGATGCCGCTGAAAGAAACCTCGCCTTCGCCCTCAGCGAGCTGGACAGGATCGCCTCCCAGCTCAGCCTCCCCAGGCACGTTGAGGAGGAGGCAGCAAGGCTCTACCGCGAGGCCGTTAGAAAGGGTCTCATAAGGGGCCGCTCCATAGAGAGCGTCATAGCGGCCTGCGTCTACGCCGCCTGCAGGCTCCTCAAGGTTCCGAGGACGCTGGACGAGATAGCCGACATATCGCGCGTCGACAAGAAGGAGATAGGGCGGAGCTTCCGCTTCATAGCAAGGAACCTTAACCTCACTCCAAAGAAGCTCTTCGTCAAGCCGACTGACTACGTCAACAAGTTCGCGGACGAGCTGGGTCTGAGCGAGAGGGTCCGGAGGAGGGCCATAGCCATACTCGACGAGGCCTACGACAAGGGCCTCACGAGCGGAAAGAGTCCGGCCGGTTTGGTTGCCGCCGCACTCTACATAGCGGGCCTCCTGGAGGACGAGAAGAGAACCCAGAGGGAAGTGGCCGAGGTCGCGCGCGTTACGGAGGTCACCGTCAGGAACCGCTACAAGGAGCTTGTCGACAAGCTCAACCTCAAGATACCCGTCTGA
- a CDS encoding CGP-CTERM sorting domain-containing protein, which yields MRTSRFLVLLFIIGAVLPQQVIAGPAPEYRFPDHPVMMRLSVASNGSFALIGITVSEYGKLPDYMCPIDSPDSYIGCRQLSRREYILFEVGDGVKYVNVTNPLTRFNFTVLSVAPLERKWFLTGVRHLSPCEFDACTNVSYTVMEYLPEEGRIGRPVRLSQLDSEVLFNLPDAMAVSGALSNGSLVFSFPYANETYSVPVGAFEKYLRLLNFSDSSGLNEEGLLKLLRAVPFRGGILLYLPSYGLEAYTSEPYFLREYLLLGNGSSVYSPYMWVGHSGFVCFPNNASATPLTERLFPPLLYYHNGKLTPLLNLSVEPRVRDSEGSGETFTCAQPVLKLPNGTLARVERNSSVPELELPPYEGRAYISIVRTVPHYSPENFTFVDLCVNRRELLHAMVDESSVSFLQMPFLGLFLNVNGSWVYGRLSSGGFKNFCIYDRGPAFNETFAYDPVRRVLSPVPPRVLGGADEPRPWAAGGGVTALDVPLDNLSECVPNHKAISMLHGVKVGEGMLFYYPFYVTGIVLEGRGWATVWGDYSSNVHTTLDGTCLAFYYSDGRITSALKAKTAAVTGPVGNWNVKLGIPYINTSNVLNVSLELPEESTPTRTLPGEGGSSVCGPAAIIGLSLIPLLMRRKRRG from the coding sequence GTGAGAACCTCCCGTTTCCTTGTCCTCCTCTTCATCATCGGTGCCGTTCTCCCCCAGCAGGTTATTGCCGGACCTGCGCCAGAGTATCGGTTTCCAGATCATCCAGTTATGATGCGCCTCAGCGTCGCCAGCAACGGAAGCTTCGCTCTCATTGGGATTACTGTGTCCGAATATGGAAAACTGCCCGATTATATGTGCCCGATAGACTCACCCGATTCCTACATCGGCTGCCGTCAGCTCTCCAGAAGGGAATACATCCTCTTTGAAGTCGGTGACGGCGTGAAATACGTTAATGTCACGAACCCGTTGACGAGGTTCAACTTCACCGTCCTTTCGGTTGCTCCCCTCGAGAGGAAGTGGTTCCTCACCGGTGTCCGCCACCTCTCCCCCTGCGAGTTCGACGCCTGCACCAACGTAAGCTACACCGTTATGGAGTACCTCCCGGAGGAGGGACGGATTGGAAGGCCCGTTCGCCTCTCTCAACTTGACTCGGAAGTTCTCTTCAACCTGCCCGATGCCATGGCTGTGAGCGGAGCACTCTCCAACGGCTCGCTGGTCTTTTCCTTCCCCTATGCCAACGAGACATATTCCGTTCCGGTTGGAGCCTTTGAGAAGTACCTCCGTCTTCTGAACTTCAGCGACTCCAGCGGCCTGAATGAGGAGGGCCTGCTGAAGCTCTTACGGGCGGTACCCTTCCGCGGGGGAATCCTCCTTTACCTTCCGAGCTACGGACTTGAGGCCTATACTTCAGAGCCTTACTTCCTCAGGGAATACCTCCTCCTTGGGAATGGGTCCAGCGTTTATTCCCCCTACATGTGGGTTGGACATTCAGGTTTCGTCTGCTTTCCGAATAACGCCAGCGCGACGCCTTTAACGGAACGGCTCTTCCCGCCTCTGCTGTACTACCACAACGGGAAGCTCACTCCCCTTCTGAACCTCTCGGTTGAACCCCGTGTCCGGGACTCTGAGGGTTCCGGTGAGACTTTTACCTGTGCTCAACCGGTTCTGAAGCTTCCAAACGGAACCCTCGCTCGGGTTGAGAGAAACTCTTCCGTTCCAGAGCTGGAGCTTCCTCCCTATGAAGGCAGGGCTTATATCTCCATCGTCCGCACCGTACCACATTACTCCCCCGAAAACTTCACTTTCGTGGATCTCTGCGTTAACAGAAGGGAACTCCTCCATGCCATGGTTGATGAGTCATCGGTGTCCTTCCTTCAGATGCCTTTTTTAGGGCTTTTCCTCAACGTCAATGGCTCGTGGGTATACGGGAGGCTGAGCAGTGGGGGATTCAAAAACTTCTGCATCTATGACCGAGGACCGGCTTTCAACGAAACCTTCGCCTACGACCCCGTGAGGAGAGTCCTTAGTCCAGTTCCACCAAGGGTACTGGGGGGAGCGGATGAACCCCGCCCGTGGGCCGCCGGTGGGGGTGTTACTGCCTTGGATGTGCCTCTGGATAACCTCTCGGAGTGCGTTCCAAATCACAAAGCCATATCAATGCTCCATGGGGTCAAGGTGGGCGAGGGGATGCTCTTTTACTACCCGTTCTATGTTACGGGAATCGTGCTCGAGGGACGCGGCTGGGCAACCGTCTGGGGCGACTACTCTTCAAACGTCCATACAACTCTCGACGGTACCTGCCTTGCATTCTACTACTCAGACGGTAGAATAACCTCCGCTCTGAAGGCCAAGACCGCCGCTGTAACGGGGCCAGTCGGAAACTGGAACGTTAAACTCGGCATTCCCTACATTAACACGAGTAATGTTCTCAACGTCTCCCTGGAGCTTCCTGAGGAAAGCACGCCCACTCGGACTCTGCCAGGGGAAGGGGGTTCGAGCGTTTGCGGTCCTGCCGCGATAATCGGGCTCTCGCTAATCCCCCTCCTCATGAGGAGAAAACGCCGGGGGTAG